GAAAATTCGATAAAGTCTCTGGTGATCTACTACCAAAACCCAGTATTACACAACCTCCAAAGTACCAAGATGTATTTGGTAAAACCATTGTGGAATTAGCACAGCAAAATGAAAAAATTGTAGGAATTACTCCTGCTATGCTTACGGGAAGTTCATTGAAATTTATGCTAGATAAATTTCCTGAAAGAACATTTGATGTTGGAATTGCCGAACAACATGCCGTTACTTTAGCTGCTGGAATGGCAACTGAAGGAATCATCCCTTTTTGTAATATCTATTCTACTTTTTTGCAAAGAGCATATGATCAAATCATTCATGATGTTGCTACTCAAAACCTTCCTGTAATTTTTTGTTTAGATAGAGCAGGTTTGGTTGGACAAGACGGAGCAACACACCATGGAGTTTTCGATTTAGCGTACTTACGATGCATTCCTAATATGATCATTTTTGCTCCACGAAATGAAGTAGAGTTGCGCAATATAATGTACACGGCTCAACTGGGATTAGATCATCCAATTGCAATTCGATATCCTAGAGGAAGAGGAATTACAGTAGATTGGCAAGGACCTTTTGAAGCTATAGAAATTGGAAAAGGAGTTTCTATCAAAGAAGGAACAGATATCGCTGTTTTATCTATAGGAACTATTGCCAAAAATGTTTCAGAAGCAATAGATTTAGCAACTGATAAAGCCAAGGTTGCGCATTATGATTTGCGATTCGTTAAACCATTAGATGAAAATTTATTACACTCTGTATTTCAAAAGTTTGATAAAATTCTAACTATTGAAGACGGAACGGTAAATGGAGGTTTTGGATCTGCTATTTTAGAATTCGCAGCAACACATAAGTATAACAATTCAATTACTGTTATAGGAATTCCAGATACTTTCGTCAATCATGGAACTATTGATGAACTTCAGCAACTTTGTAAAATAGATTCAGTTTCTATTTCTAATCAAATCAACGATTTAATAAAATAAGTTTTTCTTAAAATTTGAAGGTATCTTCAGATTTTAACATGGCGTGAATATAGCATTAGTTATATTTACCTGAACTTATCTATTAACC
This genomic window from Tenacibaculum sp. 190524A05c contains:
- the dxs gene encoding 1-deoxy-D-xylulose-5-phosphate synthase, which codes for MSEKLLQHINFPKDVRSLNPEQLPKLAQELRRFIIDVVATKEGHLGASLGVVELTIALHYVFNTPEDLLVWDVGHQAYGHKILTGRKDVFHTNRQLNGISGFPKRSESEYDTFGVGHSSTSISAALGMAIASQIKKEDKQHIAVIGDASIASGMAFEALNHAGVTNANLLVILNDNAIGIDPSVGALKEYLTRMKSKRSDIEQHNIIEALNFDYSGPIDGHNLEELISELNRLKEIEGPKFLHVTTTKGKGLKQAEEDQVKYHAPGKFDKVSGDLLPKPSITQPPKYQDVFGKTIVELAQQNEKIVGITPAMLTGSSLKFMLDKFPERTFDVGIAEQHAVTLAAGMATEGIIPFCNIYSTFLQRAYDQIIHDVATQNLPVIFCLDRAGLVGQDGATHHGVFDLAYLRCIPNMIIFAPRNEVELRNIMYTAQLGLDHPIAIRYPRGRGITVDWQGPFEAIEIGKGVSIKEGTDIAVLSIGTIAKNVSEAIDLATDKAKVAHYDLRFVKPLDENLLHSVFQKFDKILTIEDGTVNGGFGSAILEFAATHKYNNSITVIGIPDTFVNHGTIDELQQLCKIDSVSISNQINDLIK